From the Clavibacter phaseoli genome, one window contains:
- a CDS encoding ABC transporter family substrate-binding protein, protein MKIRRLAAAGVAIVSGALVLSGCSAPAQESEVIDGTEITVAWNDPFLEYNNLSATGNATANANIVYLTNRSFNYYDDGPSLVKDTDFGTYEKVSDDPLVVKFTINEGVKWNDGTPVDAADMLLNWAANTTNVNTATGDDVTTNEDGTVSTGDDQVFFNSGAVADTRLGLVTKTPEIGDDGRSLTYTYDQPYVDWEVATGNGVGVSAHGTTQLAFPDENLSPEDAKKKLITAIQDKDASVLAPVSKIWNDGYRYSDMPTESQKVLADGQYVISDLKADQYITLTANPEYSGSKKPKYEKITVRFIADPQAQIQALSNGEVQIASGQPTADLLQQVQGLSGIEYKGQAEGTYEHVDLQVTNGGPFDASKYGGDAEKAKLVRQAFFKTLPREEILDKLIKPLQEDAELRNSNVFVPGTPNYEASVEENGYKDQAVDIEGAKADLAQAGVTGTIDARVLYGQGNTRRQQEFELMRQSAAQAGFNLIDVNSATWGADLSSKTDSYDIALFGWQSTSLAVGESGPNYQTGGINNYYGWSDPEVDDLFKQLDTETDTDKQRDLLIQAETLIQQQGWTTPIFQFPGLTAWSDTVSGVKPAFLSPTYFWNFWEWAPSDTSAQ, encoded by the coding sequence TTGAAAATCAGACGCCTCGCAGCGGCTGGTGTCGCAATCGTCTCCGGTGCCCTCGTCCTCAGCGGCTGCTCTGCGCCCGCCCAGGAGTCCGAGGTCATCGACGGCACTGAGATCACCGTGGCCTGGAACGACCCGTTCCTCGAGTACAACAACCTGTCGGCCACGGGCAACGCGACCGCCAACGCCAACATCGTCTACCTGACGAACCGGTCCTTCAACTACTACGACGACGGCCCGTCGCTCGTCAAGGACACCGACTTCGGCACCTACGAGAAGGTCTCCGACGACCCGCTCGTGGTGAAGTTCACGATCAACGAGGGCGTCAAGTGGAACGACGGCACGCCCGTCGACGCCGCCGACATGCTGCTCAACTGGGCCGCGAACACGACGAACGTCAACACCGCCACGGGCGACGACGTGACCACCAACGAGGACGGCACCGTCTCCACCGGCGACGACCAGGTCTTCTTCAACTCGGGCGCCGTCGCGGACACCCGCCTCGGCCTCGTCACGAAGACGCCCGAGATCGGCGACGACGGACGCAGCCTCACGTACACGTACGACCAGCCCTACGTCGACTGGGAGGTCGCGACCGGCAACGGCGTCGGCGTCTCCGCGCACGGCACGACGCAGCTCGCCTTCCCCGACGAGAACCTCTCGCCCGAGGACGCGAAGAAGAAGCTCATCACGGCCATCCAGGACAAGGACGCCAGCGTCCTCGCCCCGGTCTCCAAGATCTGGAACGACGGCTACCGCTACTCGGACATGCCGACCGAGTCCCAGAAGGTGCTCGCCGACGGCCAGTACGTCATCTCGGACCTCAAGGCCGACCAGTACATCACCCTGACGGCGAACCCCGAGTACAGCGGCAGCAAGAAGCCGAAGTACGAGAAGATCACCGTCCGCTTCATCGCGGACCCGCAGGCGCAGATCCAGGCCCTCTCCAACGGCGAGGTCCAGATCGCGTCCGGTCAGCCCACGGCCGACCTCCTCCAGCAGGTCCAGGGACTCAGCGGCATCGAGTACAAGGGCCAGGCCGAGGGCACGTACGAGCACGTCGACCTCCAGGTCACCAACGGCGGCCCGTTCGACGCGTCGAAGTACGGCGGAGACGCCGAGAAGGCCAAGCTCGTCCGCCAGGCGTTCTTCAAGACGCTGCCGCGCGAGGAGATCCTCGACAAGCTGATCAAGCCCCTCCAGGAGGACGCGGAGCTCCGCAACTCGAACGTCTTCGTGCCCGGCACGCCGAACTACGAGGCCTCGGTCGAGGAGAACGGCTACAAGGACCAGGCCGTCGACATCGAGGGCGCCAAGGCGGACCTCGCCCAGGCCGGCGTCACCGGCACGATCGACGCCCGCGTACTGTACGGCCAGGGCAACACCCGTCGCCAGCAGGAGTTCGAGCTCATGCGCCAGTCGGCCGCCCAGGCCGGCTTCAACCTCATCGACGTGAACAGCGCGACGTGGGGCGCCGACCTCTCCAGCAAGACGGACTCGTACGACATCGCCCTCTTCGGATGGCAGTCCACGAGCCTCGCGGTCGGCGAGTCCGGCCCGAACTACCAGACCGGCGGCATCAACAACTACTACGGCTGGTCGGACCCCGAGGTCGACGACCTCTTCAAGCAGCTGGACACGGAGACCGACACGGACAAGCAGCGCGATCTGCTCATCCAGGCCGAGACCCTCATCCAGCAGCAGGGCTGGACCACCCCGATCTTCCAGTTCCCGGGCCTCACCGCCTGGAGCGACACGGTCTCGGGCGTCAAGCCGGCGTTCCTGTCCCCGACCTACTTCTGGAACTTCTGGGAGTGGGCACCGTCGGACACGTCCGCGCAGTAG